TCGGCCACGGCGCCAGCATCTACTCCTCCTGCGCCATGCCGGTTCTGCTCGGCTATCTCGAGAGCGGTGAGGCGCCGGCCACGGACACGTACTGCCCCGCCTGATACCTCCCAGCTGGGCGTCGGTGTAGGTTGCGGTGCGTGACGGCACCTGATTCGACCCATCAAGGCCTGCGCAACACCCTGCTCGCGGCCTTCCGCCCGCGCACCGCTGCGCCGAGCACCGCGACCGTACTGCGCTCGATCCTGTGGCCGATCGCCATCATGTCGATCTTCCACCGCAGTTACGTGTTGGCCACCAACGGCTACATCACCGACGATTTCGGGCCGGTGTACACCGCGGTGATCAACTTCAAGCTGGGTCTTCCGGTCTACAACGGCAACTTCGACTTCGTCGATCCGCACTACCTGTATCCGCCCGGCGGCACGCTGCTGCTCGCCCCGTTCGGCTACCTTCCCGTCGACGCGTCCCGCAACTGGTTCATCGCGCTGAGTACGGTGGCCATCGTGGCGTCGGCCTTCCTGCTGCTGCGCCTGTTCAGGTTGCCGGCGACCTCGGTGGCCGCCCCAGCGTTGCTGGCGGCCATGTTCGTCACCGAATCGGTCACCAGCACCCTGGTGTTCACCAACATCAACGGGTTCATCCTGCTGGCCGAGGTGTTGTTCTTCCTCTGGCTGCTCGACGGCCGCCGGAGCCGGGAATGGTTGTCGGGCATCGCGATCGGGCTGACCCTGGTGGTCAAGCCGTCGCTGGCGCCGCTGCTGCTGCTGCCCGTGCTCAATCGGCAGTGGCGGCCGTTGGTCGGCGCGTTCGGGGTGCCGCTGGTGTTCAACGCCGCGGCCTGGCCGCTGGTCGCCGACCCGATGGACTTCATCAACCGCACGGTGCCCTACATCCTGGGCACCCGCGACTACTTCAACTCCTCCATCCTGGGCAACGGCATATACTACGGCCTGCCGACCTGGCTGATCCTGACCCTGCGAATCGTGTTCCTGCTGTTGGCAATCGGCAGCCTCTACCTGCTGTACCGGCACTACCGCACCCGCGATCCGCTGTTCTGGGCGCTGACGTCGTCCGGGGTGTTGCTCACCGCGTCGTTCCTGGTGCTGTCCCTGGGGCAGGCCTACTACTCGATGATGCTGTTCCCGTTCCTGATGACGGTGGTGCTGCGCAACTCGGTGCTGCGCAACTGGCCGGCCTGGCTGGCGATCTACGGCTTTTTGACCATGGACCGCTATCTGCTGTGGCACTGGCCGACCACGGGCCGCTTCCTGGAGTACATGAAGATCACCTACGGCTGGTCGTTGCTGCTGGTCGTGGTGTTCTGCGTGCTGTACTTCCGCTTCCTCGACGCCAAGGCCGACGGCCGCCTTGAGCAGGGCATTGATCCGCCGTGGATGACGCCGGAGCGGCCGCGCGCTAGCGTGGACGCATGACGAGCCGTCAGCCCACGGATCTTCCCCGCCCGAAGGTCGCCCTCACCGACGACGAGTGGCGCCAGAAACTGACCCCCGAGGAGTTCGCGGTGCTGCGCCGGGCCGGCACCGAACGCCCCGGGGTCGGTGAGTACGTCGACACCCACACCGAAGGCATCTACAACTGCCGCGGCTGCGGAGCCGAATTGTTCCGCAGCACAGAGAAATTCGATTCGCACTGCGGCTGGCCGTCGTTCTTCGACCCGTCGAATTCCGACGCGGTGATCCTGCGCCCCGACGATTCACACGGGATGCGCCGGGTCGAGGTGCTGTGCTCGAGCTGCCACAGCCACCTCGGCCACGTGTTCTCCGGCGAGGGGTACCCGACCCCGACCGACCAGCGCTACTGCATCAACTCGATCTCGCTGACGCTGGTGCCCAAGGAGGGCTGAGCCCCCGGGGCTCAGGGCAGCGCGTTGATGAGCTGTTCGGCGCTGACCCGCGGACCGGTGTAGAACGGCGTCTCCTCGCGGACATGCCGCCGCGCGTCGGTGTAACGCAGCTTCCACATCAATTCGACGATGCGGGCCAGGTCGGGGCCCTCGAACGCCAGCACCCACTCGTAGTCACCGAGCGCGAAGGCCGGCACGGTGTTGGCCCGCACGTCGGGATACTCGCGGCCCTCCATGCCGTGCTCGACGAGCATCTTGCGGCGCTCGTCGTCGGGCAGCAGGTACCACTCCAGGGACCGCACGAACGGGTAGACGCAGACGTAGTCGCCCGGGTCCTCCCCCGCCACG
This DNA window, taken from Mycolicibacterium sp. MU0050, encodes the following:
- the aftC gene encoding arabinofuranan 3-O-arabinosyltransferase translates to MRCVTAPDSTHQGLRNTLLAAFRPRTAAPSTATVLRSILWPIAIMSIFHRSYVLATNGYITDDFGPVYTAVINFKLGLPVYNGNFDFVDPHYLYPPGGTLLLAPFGYLPVDASRNWFIALSTVAIVASAFLLLRLFRLPATSVAAPALLAAMFVTESVTSTLVFTNINGFILLAEVLFFLWLLDGRRSREWLSGIAIGLTLVVKPSLAPLLLLPVLNRQWRPLVGAFGVPLVFNAAAWPLVADPMDFINRTVPYILGTRDYFNSSILGNGIYYGLPTWLILTLRIVFLLLAIGSLYLLYRHYRTRDPLFWALTSSGVLLTASFLVLSLGQAYYSMMLFPFLMTVVLRNSVLRNWPAWLAIYGFLTMDRYLLWHWPTTGRFLEYMKITYGWSLLLVVVFCVLYFRFLDAKADGRLEQGIDPPWMTPERPRASVDA
- the msrB gene encoding peptide-methionine (R)-S-oxide reductase MsrB translates to MTSRQPTDLPRPKVALTDDEWRQKLTPEEFAVLRRAGTERPGVGEYVDTHTEGIYNCRGCGAELFRSTEKFDSHCGWPSFFDPSNSDAVILRPDDSHGMRRVEVLCSSCHSHLGHVFSGEGYPTPTDQRYCINSISLTLVPKEG